AAATCTCAGCCTGCCAATTTCAAAGTGGAGCCGGGCGACCTGGGAATCAATGCGATCCGTTTCAAAACACCTGATGTGCAGAAGGCTCATGCCTGGATCAAAAGCAACTCTGGGCAGGCAGTGGGGCCGGTGGTGGCGTTACCCGAGGGAGAAGGTTTCTGGGGGACAGATCCTTATGGAAATATTTTCCAGATCACAACCGACAAAACTTGGTTCCAGAAAACCGGAAAACCAGTTGGAGGTGTGGCCGGCGTGGTGGTCGGCGTGAGTGATATTGATCAGTCTGTTGCCTTTTACGAAAGCCTTTTGCAGCCGTTGGAAGTTGTTTATGACGAAACCGGCGTGTTTGCCGATATTCCTTCCGCTTTCCCGGGGCAGCGATTCAGAAGAATGTTGCTGCGCAAAAACTTCACACCCGAAGGCGCATTCAGTAAGCTTTTAGGTAATGTGCAGATCGAGCTTATCCAGGCTCTGGACCGCACTCCGAAGAAAATATTTGAAAATCGTTTCTGGGGCGACTGCGGATATATCCATTTGTGTTTTGATACCCTGGATATGAATGCATTGAAAACGAAATTGCAGGCGCAGGGTTATCCTTTTACCATTGATAGTGAGCAATCTTTCGGTATGGAAGCCGCCGCCGGGCGATTTGCTTATCTGGAAGATCCAGACGGCACCTTGATCGAGTTGGTGGAAACACATAAAGTACCGATCCTCAAAAAAATCGGCTGGTTTATGGATTTACAAAAAAGAAAAAGCCAGAAACCTTTGCCGGACTGGATGCTCAAAACAATGGGATTCGGGCGGGTGAAAGACTGATTCTACTTGTATTTACTTCCTACCCAGGCCAGCAGAGGTAAAGCAACAAACGATGCAAGTCCCGCCTGCCAGCCGGCAAATGCGCCTAATATAACTGCGAGTATTCCGACGATCACCGGATAAATGTACATCAGCATTCCAAACAAAACGGAATCGTAAAATACTGATCTGCCGGTTAGCTGGGCTGTTTTTTTGGTAAAGAAAGTGTAAAGCGGCGCGTGTAAAATCCGGCCAATCCAGCCTAGTCCTTTTAGTAGTGCATTGTCCCGTGCGGGCGATTTGCATTCACTGAAATAGGTCTTTAAAATGTTGTTGCGCTCCTGAACCGGCAAATCCTCGGGAACGGTCAGGATTATTTCATTCATTCTAATTTCTAAAATTTCATTGAATTCACGCAACCATTTTTCATAGTCGGAGGAGCTGGTTGTGATCTCTTCCTGACTAATCGGGACACCGAATTTCAATGCAACGCGCTTTCCCGGCCCTCTGAAATTTTCATAGTTTAAACCCGTCGGGATTACTTTCATCTCCGGCAATGCATCCTCGCCAAACCAGATCTTGTAAGCCATTCTGGCGGTACCTTTTCCGAGCGGGCGCAGTCGCCATTCATTTACACAAATACCCTCTGAAAACACCACCACCGCATCGTCTTTTTTCAAAGCGTCGTGACTTTCCTGTGCGGTAACATCATGATTTTTAAGGTATTGTCGACCTTCCGAGCCGCGAAAAACAGGAATCAGGTTAATTTGTCGTAACCAGAAAGCGGCAGCAGGTTTTTTGAAAACATCTCCGCGCGTCAGAGTATGGATAGGCTGGCTCAGCACGGAACCGATCACGACCGCGTCGAAAAACGAATCGGGGTGATTGGAAGCCAGCAGTAACGGTTTTCCTTTTGGAAGCCGGTCGAAATGCGAGACACAGAGCTTTTTGAGATAAATAGGCAGTGCCAGACGGACCAGAAAACGGGAGAAGTAATAAAACAAAATTGAAAAGGTAAGTTTCTGTAAAATTATGGGATTATTTTTTTATTTATCCTGTCTCGCAGCCGCAATCCGCGCATTGAAGTTGCTACCTTTGAAACTGATTTTGAAATAACTAAAAAAAGCATCAACACGCTAAGGCGTAGGGAGAATAAAGCAATGCGTTTAAAAGATTATCCGGGGATTATCAGACAGGCGTGGGCCGGATTTGACAATTCGATAGGAGTGAAGTTTGTCGAAGATATCAGCGCAATGGTGTCTACAAACCATGTTTTCAGGGTGACGCTTGACAATGACGACAAAGTAATTGCGAAGCTGTCTTATTTCGGAAAATATGAGCATTTTAAGGAGGACCACCGGATTATTCAGGCTTTGTCCAACAATCTGCTTTATCCGTTTGAAAATGTATTGGCGAAGTCACTTGTCAAAAATAACCAGGTTTATACATATCGTTACCAGGAAGATTTTGTGGATACCTGGGTCGTATTTTACAATCCGATCCGTGCTGCAAACAGGCTTCCGCGCAGATTAAATGAAGAGCAAATAGGAAAACTGGGGACAGAAACCGCTAAATTTCACCAGGCATGTTTCAGGGCGAGCCGCTCTATTCCCAAGTCTTCGAAAAATTTGAGAACAGATATTCAGCATTTGCTGGACATTCTGGAAACTGATACCGGCAAATACGAGCACCGGGGGTTTATCAATATCCTGAAAAAGCAGTGTGATATTTTCATGAAGAATATCCAGCGGCTGAATGTAAGCGGATTTGATCTGATGCCCGTTTTTGTGGACTGGAATATTGGTAATTTCTCTGTTACAGACGATCTGAAATTTTATTCAAGATGGGACTACGACTGGTTCAGGGTTTCGTCGCGCGTGATGGACTTCTATTTTTTCAGCCGGGTTTGTTCCAATGTAGGCGACCGCACCGTATTCAGTTATCTGATCGGCCCGCTCACGGAAGACCGTTTTATGATCTTTCTGAAAGAATACCATAAAATATATCCGCTCACCGAGCGCGAAATATTGTTCATGAAAGAAGCTTACCGGTTTTTTATTTTGAATTATGTGATCAAATATGGTAAGTATTTTTTCCACAGATCCTATTGTACGAAACTGCAAAAGGAGGCTTATGAACTGTATTTCCCCTCAATAGAGGGTTTTGATGCTGATAAAATCCTTAGGGTACTGAATATATAGCGTTTTTTTCTGACCCCATTATTATTTCACTTCTTTACTATGATCCTCGATAATTTCAAATCTGTAATCTCAAAATACGACGTCATTTTCTTTGATGCTTTCGGTGTTTTAAAAACATATAATGGGTTGATTCCCGGCATTGAAAAAACTTTCGCTTACCTGAACGAACATGGAAAAGATTTTTACGTGGTCACCAACGATGCCTCCCGGAGCCCCGAGCAGCTGGCCGATTCTTATGTGAAAATGGGTATTAATGATGTTACCGCAAACCGGATCATCTCCTCAGGTATGCTCGCACGCGAGTACCTGGATTACAAATTTCGGGAGGGATTGGTAGCCTACGTCGGTACCGATAATTCGGCGCATTATATTGAAACCCTTGGCCTGAAAACCGTTTCTATCCGTGAAGTAAATCTGGACGATGCCGCGCAGATCAATGCACTGGTATTTATGGATGACGAGGGTTTTGACTGGAATACAGATCTGACAAAAACACTTAACCTGTTGCGAAAACGCAATATTCCGGTCATCGTTGCGAATACTGACAAAACTTATCCGGCATCCAAAAGTCGGCTTTCTATTGCGGTTGGAGCTTTGGCCAAAATGATCGAGGACACGATCGGCAGGCAGTTTATCCGCTTTGGAAAACCAGATCCGCAAATGTTCATTTTCGCTTATCAGCACATTAAAAACTATCCTAATGTTAGCAAAAGGGATATTTTAATGGTAGGGGATACTTTGCATACCGACATTCTTGGCGGAAATAAATTCGGGCTGGATACTGCACTTGTGCTTACCGGGAACACGCAGGCGGAAGATGCCGAGGTACGTATCCGGGCCACGGGCATTATCCCCACCTATATTTGCGTCTCCGCAGTGGTAGAATAGAGAGCCGCTGGATAACTCAGATCCTTCATACGGAAATTCATACCAGACTATAATCCTATTTGTTGCTTTCAATCCTGCCTGGTACCCGCACAGGCAGCTTTCCCATTGAAAGTGTTTCATCAATTTCCTGCTATTTTTGCCGGAATCCATTTTTTCATTTACTCTAACTACACACACATGTTAGCTAAAACTTATGGAAGCGCCGTGTATGGCGTGGACGCTACCATTATCACGATCGAAGTGAATGTTGGTCAGGGGCTCGGGTTTTTTATGGTTGGTCTGGCCGATAGTGCGGTGAAGGAAAGTCAGCAGCGCGTGGAGGCTTCCCTTAAATATTTTGGTTACAAAATGCCGCGTCAAAAGCTTGTCGTTAACCTTGCCCCGGCCGATATCCGCAAAGAAGGTTCTGCGTACGACCTGCCAATTGCACTCTGCACGCTCTATACCTCCGAGCAACTCACCTGCGAGCGCAGCCTCGAAGATTACATTATCCTTGGAGAGCTTTCACTCGACGGCATGTTGCGCCCGATCAAAGGCGTACTACCGATTGCGATCGAAGCGCGGAAGCAGGGTTTTAAAGGACTGATATTGCCTGCCGAGAATGCACATGAAGCCGCGATCGTCAATAACATTGATGTTATCCCCGTGGAAACACTGCCGGATGCAATCGCTTTTTTCGAAGGCAAGCTCGATATATCGCCTGTCAGGATCGATACCCGGGACTTATTTTTCGCTACCCAAAACGAGTATGATGCTGACTTCGAACATGTTCAGGGTCAGGAAAATATCAAGCGGGCACTGGAAATTACGGCTGCTGGCGGCCACAATGCGATAATGATCGGACCACCCGGAGCAGGTAAAACAATGCTGGCCAAGCGGATTCCGAGTATACTTCCTCCATTAAGTTTACCGGAGGCATTAGAAACTACCAAGATACATTCAGTAGCCGGCAAGCTCGGCAAGCGCGCAACGCTCGTTTCACGCAGACCGTTTCGTGCGCCGCACCACTCTATCAGCGACGTAGCTTTGGTAGGCGGAGGAAGTTATCCCCAGCCGGGAGAGATTTCACTCGCACATAACGGTGTATTGTTTCTGGACGAGCTGCCTGAGTTTAAAAGAACCGTTCTGGAAGTAATGCGGCAGCCGCTGGAAGAGCGGAAGGTGACTATCTCGCGTGCAAAAATGGCCGTTGAATATCCGTCGAATTTTATGCTGATAGCCAGTATGAACCCTTGTCCGTGCGGGTACTACAATCACCCGGAAAAACAATGCGTATGCGGGCAGGGTGTGGTACAAAAGTATCTCAACAAGATCAGCGGCCCGCTGCTCGACCGCATCGATCTGCATGTAGAAGTCACTCCGGTTTCTTTTGACCAGATATCTTCTACCCGAAAATCGGAAAGCAGCGCCGATATACGCGAGCGGGTAATTCGAGCGCGGCAGAGGCAGACGGAGCGTTTTAAAGACAAAAAAGAGATTTATTCCAATGCAATGATGACGCCGGAAATGGTAAAGGAAATTTGCGTGATCGAAGAAGCAGGAAAGGCGCTCCTACGCAAAGCAATGGAAAGACTGGGCCTTTCAGCCAGGGCTTACGACCGCATTTTGAAAGTATCCCGCACCATCGCGGACCTCGCCGACAGCGACGATATTAGAGTAGAACACCTCGCGGAAGCGATTCAATACCGGAGTTTGGATCGGGAGAATTGGGCTGGGTAACAGGGCCAATTCTCTATTTTTTCACCTTAAACTTTGTTAAATTTGGAAACACAACTTTTGGAAAGACCAATTTTAAAAACGGAAATGGGGAAGCGAATTGTGTCAGATATTCTCAATGAGCCGGACGCGTATTTCGTGGTACAAGCTGTGATCGATGTGTTAAATGAGGAGCGGGAGCGGCGAGCCAAGTTTTACAATGATATTACCGAAGAAGATAAAATTGAATTTATCAACGGTGAGATCATTGTGCATTCTCCGGTGAAAATGAGCCACAATGCAGCGACTGGGCTACTTTACAGGTTACTAAGCATTTATGTAGGCAAAAATCAGCTCGGGTTTGTTGGCGTTGAAAAGATTATGATTAAGCTTACTCGTAATGATTACGAGCCAGACATTTGCTTTTTTTGTAAAGAAAAATCTATCGATTTTGGAAAGGATCAGACCCTTTTTCCGGCACCAGATTTTGTAGTAGAGATTGTTTCACCATCGACCGAGCGACGCGATAAAGGTGTAAAGTTTAAAGATTATCAAGCACATTCAGTCGAAGAGTATTGGATTATTGATCCAGAACACGAGACTTTGGAGCAGTATCATTTAAACGGAGAAGAATACGAGCTGATACTCAAATCCGGCGATGGGACTGTGACCAGCTTCGCAATTCCGGGCTTTCAAATCCCAGTTCGGGCAATATTTGATGAAGCGGAAAATCTAAAAGCAATCCAGCAGTTTTAGATTTTCCTAAGAACTCAAAGTTCCTCTACACTTACACCGCCCAATTCCTGAAACAGCGTTTGCCAGTAATGCGTTACGTGCGGGTTGTTCTCTTTGGTTGATGCGGTGGGTTCAAACGGTGAAACGATCGTTACCTGCGGTGAGCCTATCGCGTATTGATCCAGCTTCTTGGTATCCGCTTTTGCGTCAGCCTCCGCTTCTGAATCACTTTTTGGAGGCCTGATATGAAAATCCCTCCGGTCGCCGCCTTTGACACTTTCTATCATATCACTGAAATAGTACACCTTCACTTCCGAGCCGCTTTCTCCGGCTTTTGCGATTACAGGAAGGCTCGCCCAGATATCCGTCGATAAGTTAGAAGCGCCGGTATTCTGTTGGTTCAGTTTAGCCAGTAATTGTCTAAGATAAATACCCTTTTCTTTTTGAAGCGATAGTTGAAATGCGGTTTCAATTCCCTCGCGGTCAGTTGCATTAGCACCTTCCATATTATCTTTCTCACTTCTGACGGTCAGCGATAATGCCTTTGCTTTGGAGGTGTTTTCGTGAATAAAATAAACTTCCAGCTTATCACCCTTACTACGCATATTGGTTTCCACAATATCAGTCAGCGCCTGGCGGTATTTGTCGTTTACATAGTTTTTGTCAACATGTACGCTCTGGGTTTTGTCCAGAAAGACCAAAGTATAAATTGGCGCATCGGGTATTGCCTGGGCAGTTTCTTTTTCCCCGCCACAGGAAATCAGGAAGAGGATAAATGTAAGAAATGAGAAGGATGTGAAGAGCTGATTTTTCTGAGGTTTCATGGGGCAGTTTTATTTTGGCTAAACTAATCTGTTCATAAATAGCACACAACGGCAAACGGGAGAGTGGTGGAAATATTTTATACAAAAACAGAAAACCCCTCAAAACGTGTGGACTGAACCCCAAAAGTTGGACGTTTTATAATTTAACGATTAGTGTGATGAGCCCGGTATTGTGCCGGGCTCATTCCATT
This Dyadobacter sp. UC 10 DNA region includes the following protein-coding sequences:
- a CDS encoding VOC family protein, giving the protein MSAALISGIQQVGVGVQNVPDAWKWYRQVLGFDVPVFDEKAEAPLMTPYTGGEVQKRHAVLAINMAGGGGLEIWSFTSRKSQPANFKVEPGDLGINAIRFKTPDVQKAHAWIKSNSGQAVGPVVALPEGEGFWGTDPYGNIFQITTDKTWFQKTGKPVGGVAGVVVGVSDIDQSVAFYESLLQPLEVVYDETGVFADIPSAFPGQRFRRMLLRKNFTPEGAFSKLLGNVQIELIQALDRTPKKIFENRFWGDCGYIHLCFDTLDMNALKTKLQAQGYPFTIDSEQSFGMEAAAGRFAYLEDPDGTLIELVETHKVPILKKIGWFMDLQKRKSQKPLPDWMLKTMGFGRVKD
- a CDS encoding 1-acyl-sn-glycerol-3-phosphate acyltransferase translates to MFYYFSRFLVRLALPIYLKKLCVSHFDRLPKGKPLLLASNHPDSFFDAVVIGSVLSQPIHTLTRGDVFKKPAAAFWLRQINLIPVFRGSEGRQYLKNHDVTAQESHDALKKDDAVVVFSEGICVNEWRLRPLGKGTARMAYKIWFGEDALPEMKVIPTGLNYENFRGPGKRVALKFGVPISQEEITTSSSDYEKWLREFNEILEIRMNEIILTVPEDLPVQERNNILKTYFSECKSPARDNALLKGLGWIGRILHAPLYTFFTKKTAQLTGRSVFYDSVLFGMLMYIYPVIVGILAVILGAFAGWQAGLASFVALPLLAWVGSKYK
- a CDS encoding TIGR01459 family HAD-type hydrolase, giving the protein MILDNFKSVISKYDVIFFDAFGVLKTYNGLIPGIEKTFAYLNEHGKDFYVVTNDASRSPEQLADSYVKMGINDVTANRIISSGMLAREYLDYKFREGLVAYVGTDNSAHYIETLGLKTVSIREVNLDDAAQINALVFMDDEGFDWNTDLTKTLNLLRKRNIPVIVANTDKTYPASKSRLSIAVGALAKMIEDTIGRQFIRFGKPDPQMFIFAYQHIKNYPNVSKRDILMVGDTLHTDILGGNKFGLDTALVLTGNTQAEDAEVRIRATGIIPTYICVSAVVE
- a CDS encoding YifB family Mg chelatase-like AAA ATPase; the encoded protein is MLAKTYGSAVYGVDATIITIEVNVGQGLGFFMVGLADSAVKESQQRVEASLKYFGYKMPRQKLVVNLAPADIRKEGSAYDLPIALCTLYTSEQLTCERSLEDYIILGELSLDGMLRPIKGVLPIAIEARKQGFKGLILPAENAHEAAIVNNIDVIPVETLPDAIAFFEGKLDISPVRIDTRDLFFATQNEYDADFEHVQGQENIKRALEITAAGGHNAIMIGPPGAGKTMLAKRIPSILPPLSLPEALETTKIHSVAGKLGKRATLVSRRPFRAPHHSISDVALVGGGSYPQPGEISLAHNGVLFLDELPEFKRTVLEVMRQPLEERKVTISRAKMAVEYPSNFMLIASMNPCPCGYYNHPEKQCVCGQGVVQKYLNKISGPLLDRIDLHVEVTPVSFDQISSTRKSESSADIRERVIRARQRQTERFKDKKEIYSNAMMTPEMVKEICVIEEAGKALLRKAMERLGLSARAYDRILKVSRTIADLADSDDIRVEHLAEAIQYRSLDRENWAG
- a CDS encoding Uma2 family endonuclease → MLNLETQLLERPILKTEMGKRIVSDILNEPDAYFVVQAVIDVLNEERERRAKFYNDITEEDKIEFINGEIIVHSPVKMSHNAATGLLYRLLSIYVGKNQLGFVGVEKIMIKLTRNDYEPDICFFCKEKSIDFGKDQTLFPAPDFVVEIVSPSTERRDKGVKFKDYQAHSVEEYWIIDPEHETLEQYHLNGEEYELILKSGDGTVTSFAIPGFQIPVRAIFDEAENLKAIQQF